In Parasegetibacter sp. NRK P23, the genomic stretch TCAATTGCACACCGGAAACTCCCTTCGCCAGCGCATGCACTTTAGTGATGAGCATGAGCCGGGCGATCTGTACCGGAACCGGTTGTCCCACCCCTACCGAATGACTTTGTAATATTTTATACTGCAGGGTGCGCGTATCTTCTTCCGAAATGGGCGTATCGGCCAGGATGCCAAAGCCGGTATTCACACCATACACCGTTTTCCCTGAAGCAACAATCTCCTGCACATCCCGCTGACTTTTAAGAATGGCTTCCCGCGCCTGCGGCGCAATGATTCCCTTCAATGTACCATTGGAAATTGCGATGGCCTTTTCCACCGTAAGCTGCTCCGTTCCGTATAAAAAAGTGTTTTCCATATGCTGCAATGTAGCCTCGCTTTCTTCCAGGTGAATAAAGCGCGGTGGTTGTTATGATTGAATTTGTTGAATGATCCTGGCGGAAAGCGGTTTTGTTTCCAGCGCTTTTTCCAATTGAAGCACCGTTTTTAATAGCTGCTTCAGCGCAACATTTTCCTGCGATAAATCCTCCAAAGATGCCTGTAACGCTGTCCAAACAGGTTTTACCCGCTTCAACAACTTCTTACCCTCCGCCGTAAAAGAAAGTACCTTTTTGCGGGCATCCACTTCAGATACCACGCTTTCCACCAATCCCCTCTCCTGCAGGAGCGATACCAATTGACTTACGGCGGAATGTGACACACCCGCTTTATCCGAGATATCACGTATAGAAACCTGTCCTTCCTGATCGAGCAGGTAAAACACAGGGAACCACGAAGCGTCAAATGGAATGTTCAACGCGCGGTAAGTGGCGTTAATCTCTGCGAGAAATCCTTCACTCAAACGGCGCAGCCGGCTTCCGAAGGCAAGAAATCCTAATTGCTGGTACAACATAATTATATAAGTACTTATACAAATGTAGGGAATTTCTTTATGGAAATATTTTTATTTCAATAAACCTACAACCCAAACAGGGCAGGATTGGGATAACTATAGTACACTACGCTCTATTGCGCTATGCAATACATGAAGCGCTATAACTTCGGAAAAATCTCAATAAGAATCATCCGACATAAAATCACCGCACATTTGCTTATTCTCCCGTATACGTGTTTACCCACCACTGGTTGCCGAACGGGTCCTCAAATCCACCACCATAGCCGTATTCCCGTTGCGCCAGCTCCTGTAACTGTTTACACCCTTCCGCAAAGGCTCTTTCGAAAATACCTTCCACCGCTTCCACATAAATAAAAACTGAACCTGGAAATGGTTTCCACAATTCCGTAGCGTTGGCAAACATGATCACCGCATCTCCTACCTTCAATTCTCCATGCATAATCCCTCGTTCACCGGGAACAATCAGTTGTTCCTCCGCTTTAAATACATGACGCATAAACCGCGCAAAAGCCTGGGCATCCTGAAGGATGAGATAAGGCATTACTGGTAAATACTGGGCTGGAATCTTCATGAAGTTTGTTTTTTGATGTTGAACATTTTGCAGAATCATTCCGCGACAAATCAAAAATACTAAATTTTTTAGCAATTTGAATTTTATTTATTAGCTTTGAAATCATGAGGGAAAGAACACTTGAGAAACTGGAAATTCTGGCTGATGCAGCCAAGTATGACGTGTCCTGTTCTTCGAGCGGCAGCAAGCGGGGCAATGCCGGAAAAAGCATTGGCAACACCACCGGGATGGGTATTTGTCATGCTTACACCGAAGATGGCCGTTGTGTTTCGCTGCTGAAGATACTGCTGACCAACCACTGTATTTTCGATTGCGCCTATTGTGTGAGCCGGAAAAGCAATGATGTGAAAAGAGCCGCGTTTACGGTAGACGAGGTGGTCGAACTCACCATCGGATTTTACCGCCGGAATTATATTGAAGGCCTGTTCCTGAGTTCCGGCATTTTTAAAAACGCGGATTATACTATGGAACGGTTGGTAATGATCGCCCGCAAACTACGGACGGAACACCGCTTCAACGGGTATATTCACCTGAAAGCCATACCCGGGGCCAGCGAAGAACTGATGAAAGCAGCCGGACTGTACGCCGACAGGCTCAGCGTGAACGTGGAGATGCCTACGAAAGAAAGTCTGAAGCTGCTGGCGCCCGATAAAAACCAGGAAGACGTGCTTACGCCGATGCAATACCTCAGTAAGGAAATTGTACGCCAGAGGGAGGAAAAACGAAAATTCACCCATACACCCGCTTTCGCACCGGCAGGACAAAGCACCCAAATGGTGATAGGCGCCAGTCCGGAGACGGACCGGCAAATCCTCCACATCGCGGCACATTTCTACCGTTCCTATTCTTTAAAGAGAGTGTACTATTCAGGCTATATACCGGTGAGCACCGACAACAGACTTCCCGCGCCCGGCACCCCGGTTCCTATGCTGCGGGAAAACAGGTTGTACCAGGCAGACTGGCTGCTGCGGTTCTACGGTTTTCAGCCGCAGGAAATCGTACCGCCGGAACACCCGCTGCTGGACATGGAGATAGACCCCAAACTGAGCTGGGCACTCCGGAACATGCACCTCTTCCCGGTACACCTTCAAACAGCGGACCTGGAACAGATCATCCGCGTCCCGGGCATCGGTATACAAAGCGCCCACAGGATCGTGGCCGCAAGGCGCTTCGGGAAGATAAGTCTTGATTTGCTCCGGAAAATAGGCGTAGCCGTGGAAAGGGCGCGTTATTTCATCGCCGAAGATCCATCCTTCCGGAAAGACCTTTCCGACCTGCAGATCCGGCAGCAGATCATTTCCCTGCAACAATCGAAATACGCCCCGAATTTTTCACCCCAGTTAAAACTATTCTGACATGACGCAGGTGGTGTACGACGGCAGCTTTGAAGGACTGCTCACCGCCGTCTTCGAAATCTACGAATACAAATTTACCGACGCCAGCATTCATCCTGCCCCCACCTTCAACGCGAACGTGTTCGGCCAACAACACAACGCCATTTCCAACCGGGAAAAAGCAAAGCGGGTATGGAAAAAACTCGCGGCCATCTCACCACAAACGGCACGCTTGGTGTACCTCACCTATCTTGCTGAAATCCCTTATATGGAAAGCCTGGTGCTTTCGTTTATCCGGTATGTACTTTCCGGCAGGAAGGGCGCCGAAAGAAACATCGGCA encodes the following:
- a CDS encoding MarR family winged helix-turn-helix transcriptional regulator, giving the protein MLYQQLGFLAFGSRLRRLSEGFLAEINATYRALNIPFDASWFPVFYLLDQEGQVSIRDISDKAGVSHSAVSQLVSLLQERGLVESVVSEVDARKKVLSFTAEGKKLLKRVKPVWTALQASLEDLSQENVALKQLLKTVLQLEKALETKPLSARIIQQIQS
- a CDS encoding glyoxalase/bleomycin resistance/extradiol dioxygenase family protein; this translates as MKIPAQYLPVMPYLILQDAQAFARFMRHVFKAEEQLIVPGERGIMHGELKVGDAVIMFANATELWKPFPGSVFIYVEAVEGIFERAFAEGCKQLQELAQREYGYGGGFEDPFGNQWWVNTYTGE
- a CDS encoding putative DNA modification/repair radical SAM protein, producing the protein MRERTLEKLEILADAAKYDVSCSSSGSKRGNAGKSIGNTTGMGICHAYTEDGRCVSLLKILLTNHCIFDCAYCVSRKSNDVKRAAFTVDEVVELTIGFYRRNYIEGLFLSSGIFKNADYTMERLVMIARKLRTEHRFNGYIHLKAIPGASEELMKAAGLYADRLSVNVEMPTKESLKLLAPDKNQEDVLTPMQYLSKEIVRQREEKRKFTHTPAFAPAGQSTQMVIGASPETDRQILHIAAHFYRSYSLKRVYYSGYIPVSTDNRLPAPGTPVPMLRENRLYQADWLLRFYGFQPQEIVPPEHPLLDMEIDPKLSWALRNMHLFPVHLQTADLEQIIRVPGIGIQSAHRIVAARRFGKISLDLLRKIGVAVERARYFIAEDPSFRKDLSDLQIRQQIISLQQSKYAPNFSPQLKLF